Proteins from a single region of Hydra vulgaris chromosome 12, alternate assembly HydraT2T_AEP:
- the LOC100215845 gene encoding alpha-L-fucosidase isoform X2, producing MILPKFCTFVSLFISFHCIYCKYLPNWDSLDKRVAPDWFDEAKIGIFVHWGVYSVPSFGGFGALGEWFWHAWKSDQNPAFVRFMKDNYPPGFEYSDFVTLWKGEFFNATQWADLVEASGAKYFVVTSKHHDGFTLWPSNVSWNWNSVDNGPHKDILGELAQAVRAKKSIHFGLYYSLYEWYNRLYLLDKSNNFATHHYVDDILLPQMYDHVLSYQPEYIWSDGDWEANYTYWKSEEFLAWLYNDSPVRDTVVVNDRWGIGTNCKHGDIKTCGIDRFNPHKLQNFKWENAMTLDRYSWGFRRNAVLSDYLTINELLQTLVETVSYGGNLVVNIGPTADGRIVPIFQERLLQMGSWLKVNGEAIYESKIWRVQNDTSAERTWFTQKSSDVYAIILDWPTDGYVRLYNPIPTYKTVVTLLGMNEKLDWKLMFYKQGLIIDVRSITHSQLPCQWAWTFKLVGVN from the exons ATGATTTTACCTAAGTTTTGTAcgtttgtttctttatttatttcatttcactgcatttactgtaaatatttgCCAAACTGGGATTCTCTTGATAAAAGAGTTGCGCCTGATTGGTTTGATGAAGCTAAAATTGGGATATTTGTTCACTGGGGAGTGTATTCTGTACCCAGTTTTGGGGGGTTTGGTGCTTTAGGAGAATGGTTTTGGCATGCATGGAAAA GTGACCAAAATCCTGCATTTGTTAGGTTTATGAAAGATAACTATCCACCAGGATTTGAGTATTCTGATTTTGTTACCCTTTGGAAAGgtgaattttttaatgcaacacAATGGGCAGATCTTGTTGAAGCATCCGGTGCAAA GTATTTTGTTGTGACCAGCAAACATCATGATGGTTTTACACTCTGGCCTTCAAATGTCAGTTGGAATTGGAACTCTGTTGATAATGGACCACATAAAGATATCCtag GTGAGCTGGCGCAAGCAGTTCGTGCTAAAAAATCTATTCATTTCGGTCTCTATTATTCACTTTATGAGTGGTACAATCGTTTATATTTGCTAGACAAATCTAACAATTTTGCAACCCATCATTATGTTgat GATATTTTGTTACCACAAATGTATGATCATGTCTTGAGCTACCAACCAGAGTATATATGGTCTGATGGAGATTGGGAAGCAAATTATACCTATTGGAAAAGCGAAGAGTTTCTTGCTTGGTTATATAATGACAG TCCAGTTCGAGATACTGTTGTGGTGAATGACAGATGGGGAATAGGTACTAATTGTAAACATGGTGATATTAAAACTTGTGGAATTGATCGTTTTAACCCAC ATaaacttcaaaactttaaatgggAAAATGCAATGACTTTAGATCGATATTCTTGGGGATTTCGAAGAAATGCTGTTTTATCAGATTATTTAACAATCAATGAGTTGTTGCAAACTCTTGTTGAAACGGTTAG CTATGGCGGCAATCTAGTTGTGAATATTGGACCAACGGCAGATGGTCGTATTGTTCCAATATTTCAAGAAAGATTGTTACAAATGGGTAGTTGGTTAAAAGTCAATGGTGAAGCTATATATGAATCTAAAATTTGGAGAGTACAAAATGATACATCAGCTGAGCGAACAtg gtTTACACAAAAGTCGTCAGATGTTTATGCAATTATATTGGACTGGCCTACCGATGGATATGTTCGACTTTACAACCCAATCCCTACTTATAAAACTGTTGTTACGCTGCTAGGCATGAATGAGAAGTTAGATTggaaattaatgttttataaacaagGACTAATCATTGATGTCCGTTCAATAACACATTCTCAGCTACCCTGTCAATGGGCTTGGACTTTTAAGTTGGTTGgcgtaaattaa